Within Vibrio campbellii CAIM 519 = NBRC 15631 = ATCC 25920, the genomic segment ACAAGTAACTTTCCACAATAAGATTGCAAATATCCCTTATTGCTACTGATAAAAACGCAATTTAGACTGAAACCATGGATATGTTACTCATCTTCAAAATCTACCTCTTCTATGGCTTAGCTCTCTTCGCCATCTTTTTTGCAATTTTGTTTCGGGATTTACGAAAAAGCCGGATCGCAATTGCGTCTGCTTTGCCCATCCTTGCGTTGTTCGGTTTCATACATGGTTTCCATGAGTGGTCAGAACTTTACTTGGTGATGTATGAACACGAATTTACCTTGACCAAAGGCGTAGAGACTTTCAAGGTATTCAAACTTTTGTTTTCGTTCATTGCTCTCGGCGCTTTTGCGTGGAAGATGCTTGGCCTCACTGATTGGAAAAACATCAAAGCCATTGAATACGGAGCCGTAGCAGTTATCGCTCTGTTTGCTGCTAGTTTGGTCATCCGCTTTGGTAACAAAGAGTACGCCATTTATATTCACGATACTGCGAATCAAGTCCGCTGGATCTTTGGTTTAGGTTCTGGGCTAATTTCAGGATTAGCCATGATGAGTTACGCCAATATTCTCGAACAAGAAGGTCATGGTGCTTCACTACCCTTTAAACTGACCGGCCTTTCTCTCATTGCATACGGCATTTCAGCAGGCTTACTTACGGTTGATTTAGGGCTCTGGGTGCTGATCGTGAGAATGGTTTGCGCGCTCTCTATTTTGTGCACCCTTTGGATTGCATTACGCGTATTTGATGATGAGAAAAGCAAGCAGCTCGAAAGCAACATCCAAATCTCTCAACAAGATGCCAAACTTAAAGAACTTGGTGAACTGACTTCCGCTGTCGCTCATGAAATCAAGACACCGCTTTCCAGCGCGACCATGAGTTGTGATTTGTTGGAAAAACAACTGCCCGACAACGAGGCTAGTCAACGTCATCTGGCTCGAATTCGGCAAGGATTAGAACGGGCTGCTGAAATCAGTCATGAGGTTCTGAACTATGCTCACCATAAACCGATTCAGCGAGAAATCGTTTCACTACAACAGGTCGTTGAACAGGCTCTCTCTCTGAACCAATACCGTTTAGAAGGCTTTGCTGTAAGCACATCCCTAGATAATACGCTTAGTGTCTTAGGTGATGCAGGTCAATTGGAAGAAGTAGTGACCAACATCATTGGCAATGCGATTGACGCTAGCCAAGAACACAAGCAACTCGATATAGAAACGTATCAAGACAAACTGATGGCGATCCTCTCTATTTCCGACTGGGGGACTGGGATGCCACTGGACAAAATTGCCAAAGCGAAAACACCGTTCTACACCACAAAGCCAAGGGGTGAAGGCACAGGAATGGGATTGGCAATCAGTAATCAAATTATTTTACAACACGGTGGCGAGCTAGACTTGAGGAACTCAGAGAAGAGTGGCCATATTTCCGGCTTGACAGTTGAAATCCGCTTACCAAGGAATATTGAATGACACTAAAACTCTTACTTGCAGAAGACGATGTTGAATTGCGAGAGGTTCTCATTGAGGCATTAACCTTGGAATCATTTGAAGTGGTCGCGTGTGATAATGCAGAAGATGCATTAGACATCGCCAGTGAACAACATTTCGACCTAGCGCTATTTGACGTCGTAATGACGGGGATGACCGGTATCGAGGCCCTTTCTACCTTAAGAAGGCAACATCCCAACATTGGCATTATCATCACCACTGCATTTGCTACAGTCGACGTAGCGGTAGACGCCATGAAAAAAGGAGCGGATGAGTTTCTCACTAAGCCATTCAATCTCTCAGCTCTATCTGTCACCTTAAGGCGAGTCCATGCTGAACGGTCACCAAAATCTCCTCTCGATGAGAGGAAGCATGACCAAATCTTTAGTGCTCTCTCCAACCCGATTCGCCGCTCGGTTATCAAGCAACTAAAAATCCATCGCAAAATGAAGTTCATGGATCTGTGTCGAGTCGTCGGTATCGAAGATCATACCAAATTCAACTTCCATCTAAAGCAACTGGTCAACAGTGGTCTAGTTATCAAAGAAGATGGGCGAATTTACTCACTGACAGAGCAAGGTCAACAAGTTCATTCCAGCATGCTTTGACGCCTTTAAATGCATAAAAAAGCCGACTGAGTGTCGGCTTCTTAATTTTAATTCGTTGTCCCGTCCTGAGATAAACTTTACATGGATTATCTGCAGCTACAAAATTTGGTGAGATTTCAAACAGAAGTTATCCATCAATCTTCTCTGAATGCCCGATTCATACTTTCCGTTAATGGTTTAACCAAATAACTCAGCGGTGTCCTTGGATCAGATAAAATCAGTACCTCTGCATTCATACCTGATGTCAACCTATGCTTTGCGACGTCCTCTTGAGACAAGGCGATGCGAGCAAGATAAAAGTCATCTTGGTTCTGTTCAGACAATTTATCTGCTGAAATCGTTAACACTGTACCATCCAAGGGCGCGAGTGTTCTCGCATTCAAAGCCGTCAAACGAACTTGAGCATGTTGCCCCGGTGTAATTAAATCGATGTCTTGGGGATTCACGCGAGCCTCCACCAGCAGCTTGTCATCTTGAGGAACCAGCTCAAGCAACGTCTCTCCCGAACCAATGACACCTTTTTCAGTAAAGACCTGCATATTGACGACTCTGCCAGAAATAGGAGCGACAATGTCGGTACGTGCCACTATGTCTTTTGCTGAACGGTATTCCTCCCGAATAGAGACGAGCTCTTTTTTGGTGTTGCGTAGCTCCTCGACAATTTCATTGAGTCGCTCTAGCTTTAGCTCTTCGATCTTTGCTTGGTTTTCATCTAGCCGCTTACTAACGGTGAGCGACTGGCGATCAAGTTGACTCAACGTGCTACGCACTTCTGCGGCAAGACGTTTGAGCTGAAGTAACGCCGACTTTCCAGAGAAACCTTTCTGTACCAACGCTTGATTACTGGCTATCTCTTCTTCAATAAACTTCAAGCGTTCACGTTCAATAACTTTCGTTTCACTGAGGTTATCCAGCTCTAAATTTGCGCCAGATATACTTTGCGCAATGATGTTTAAATTGCTGTCAAAAAAGCGTTTCCTAGCCTCGAAAATCTTGCTTTGGACCAACTTGGCCTCGGCGACAATTTCTCCATTTTGAATGGTCTCAAGGTCACGAGCCCAGTTGATGTCCGGTAGCTCATCTAACTCCGCATTCAAACGGTTTTCTTTAGCAATCGTATGAATATACTGACCGCCAAGAGAGTCAAGTTTCGCATTGGCTTGGCGCTTTGAAAGCCGAAGGAGCACTTGTCCTTTCTCTACTAAATCGCCCTCTTGAACATAGAGCTTTTCAATAATGCCACCTTCCAAGTGTTGGATTTCCTGACGCTTACTCAATACCGACAGATCACCGTAAGCAATAGAAGCACTCTCCAGTTTCGCCGTGGCAGACCAATAACCTAACCCTCCAAGAAACAGGCTTAACGTTAAGACACCTAATAAAATCGGGCCTTTAAAGTGAAGCTCCGAAGAGGGCAAAAAGCGGAATACTTTTTCTGCTGCAAGTTCATTAACGGTTGGCAGTTGATTGCTCATTTCGCACCCTCGGTATATCTGTTCTATCTTCCCCCATCAAACGCTTCAACACTTCGTCTCGCGCTCCGTATAACTTAGCTCGTCCGTCGGCTAAATACAGAAGTCGATCCATTTGCCTTAACGTACTTGGGTTATGAGCAATCACAACCACTGTTGAGCCTTGAGACTTGAGGTGTGCTATTAGACGTTGATATGACGCCTCACCTTCTCCATCTAGGTTCGCGTTTGCTTCATCAAACACGACAACAGAAGGGTCACCGTAAACGGCTCTTGCCAGAGCAATGCGTTGTCGCTCTCCACCGGATAAGCCGCGGCCATTTTCTCCGATGGTAAAGTCATAGCCTTTGTTTTTCTTAAGAATAAGTTCATGACACCCTGCAAGTTGAGCAGCTTGAATCACTTTTGCCGGGTCTTCATCTTTGAATCGAGCAATATTGTCTCGAATTGTTCCGGGGAATAACTCCACTTCCTGAGCTAAATAACCAAAGTGAGCACCTCTGTCTTCTGAAGCCCACGTTGATACTTCCATACCATCTAAGGTGACCTTGCCAGCCAAAGGTTTGATATTTCCGAGTAGTAGTCTTGCAAACGTTGACTTTCCCGTTCCGGAAGGGCCAATAACGCCCACAGAAACACCTGGCGGAATCGACAGTGATATCGCTGATAAAACAGGTTCCGATACTCCTGGGTGACGATAAGCTAACCCCGTTAGTTCAAAGTGACCTTTTGGACGAGGCAAAGGCATGTCAGATTCATCTTGTTTAACAATCCGATCAATCTCCCATAAACGCTTGTAAGCATTTCTGGCGGACATCGCGCTGCGCCATGTACCGATTGCTTGCTCCATCGGAGAGAGTGCGCGACTCATTAGAATAGAACTGGCGATCATCGCGCCTGCGGTAATCTCATGTTGGATGACCAACCAAGCACCACCTCCTAATAAGCATATCTGAAGGGAGCCGCGTACGAACTTCGAAAAGTTAGCGAGGTAAATCGACTTACCAGTAACACGTTGTTCCAGTTGATTAGACTCATTAACACGTGAGTACCAGTTTTCCAGAAAAGCATTCATCATGCCCATAGCCATAATTGAATTCGCGTTTTGAGTCGCTACTTCTGCTTGATTGATGTGAGATATCGATCGAACTTCACTTTCTTGCATGGTTTTTCGAGTCACGAGCTCATTGATCACGCCCAAACTAAACAAAACAATTGCCCCCCCTAACGCAATATGGCCCAAAACAGGGTGCAGCAAATAAACGAAAAGTATAAAAACCGGGGTCCAAGGTGCATCAAGCAAAGGATAAAGCGCTTGGCTACTGAGGAAGCTTTTAATGTTTTGGATATCTCTTAACACCTGAGATGTATAGCTTTTGCCCGTGTGTGTTTGGTACTGAATGCTTCGTTTGAGCATAAATACCGAAAGTTTTGAATCAATCCAATACCCAAA encodes:
- a CDS encoding sensor histidine kinase, which codes for MDMLLIFKIYLFYGLALFAIFFAILFRDLRKSRIAIASALPILALFGFIHGFHEWSELYLVMYEHEFTLTKGVETFKVFKLLFSFIALGAFAWKMLGLTDWKNIKAIEYGAVAVIALFAASLVIRFGNKEYAIYIHDTANQVRWIFGLGSGLISGLAMMSYANILEQEGHGASLPFKLTGLSLIAYGISAGLLTVDLGLWVLIVRMVCALSILCTLWIALRVFDDEKSKQLESNIQISQQDAKLKELGELTSAVAHEIKTPLSSATMSCDLLEKQLPDNEASQRHLARIRQGLERAAEISHEVLNYAHHKPIQREIVSLQQVVEQALSLNQYRLEGFAVSTSLDNTLSVLGDAGQLEEVVTNIIGNAIDASQEHKQLDIETYQDKLMAILSISDWGTGMPLDKIAKAKTPFYTTKPRGEGTGMGLAISNQIILQHGGELDLRNSEKSGHISGLTVEIRLPRNIE
- a CDS encoding response regulator codes for the protein MTLKLLLAEDDVELREVLIEALTLESFEVVACDNAEDALDIASEQHFDLALFDVVMTGMTGIEALSTLRRQHPNIGIIITTAFATVDVAVDAMKKGADEFLTKPFNLSALSVTLRRVHAERSPKSPLDERKHDQIFSALSNPIRRSVIKQLKIHRKMKFMDLCRVVGIEDHTKFNFHLKQLVNSGLVIKEDGRIYSLTEQGQQVHSSML
- a CDS encoding HlyD family type I secretion periplasmic adaptor subunit; protein product: MSNQLPTVNELAAEKVFRFLPSSELHFKGPILLGVLTLSLFLGGLGYWSATAKLESASIAYGDLSVLSKRQEIQHLEGGIIEKLYVQEGDLVEKGQVLLRLSKRQANAKLDSLGGQYIHTIAKENRLNAELDELPDINWARDLETIQNGEIVAEAKLVQSKIFEARKRFFDSNLNIIAQSISGANLELDNLSETKVIERERLKFIEEEIASNQALVQKGFSGKSALLQLKRLAAEVRSTLSQLDRQSLTVSKRLDENQAKIEELKLERLNEIVEELRNTKKELVSIREEYRSAKDIVARTDIVAPISGRVVNMQVFTEKGVIGSGETLLELVPQDDKLLVEARVNPQDIDLITPGQHAQVRLTALNARTLAPLDGTVLTISADKLSEQNQDDFYLARIALSQEDVAKHRLTSGMNAEVLILSDPRTPLSYLVKPLTESMNRAFRED
- a CDS encoding type I secretion system permease/ATPase, with protein sequence MQNTVFKEVKQKLCTLTGLLIGFSLFINLLVLSIPLYMLQVYNRVISSYSIDTLFLLTVIVLAALLTMSLIDIARVQMSKSFGYWIDSKLSVFMLKRSIQYQTHTGKSYTSQVLRDIQNIKSFLSSQALYPLLDAPWTPVFILFVYLLHPVLGHIALGGAIVLFSLGVINELVTRKTMQESEVRSISHINQAEVATQNANSIMAMGMMNAFLENWYSRVNESNQLEQRVTGKSIYLANFSKFVRGSLQICLLGGGAWLVIQHEITAGAMIASSILMSRALSPMEQAIGTWRSAMSARNAYKRLWEIDRIVKQDESDMPLPRPKGHFELTGLAYRHPGVSEPVLSAISLSIPPGVSVGVIGPSGTGKSTFARLLLGNIKPLAGKVTLDGMEVSTWASEDRGAHFGYLAQEVELFPGTIRDNIARFKDEDPAKVIQAAQLAGCHELILKKNKGYDFTIGENGRGLSGGERQRIALARAVYGDPSVVVFDEANANLDGEGEASYQRLIAHLKSQGSTVVVIAHNPSTLRQMDRLLYLADGRAKLYGARDEVLKRLMGEDRTDIPRVRNEQSTANR